Proteins encoded within one genomic window of Sphingosinicella ginsenosidimutans:
- a CDS encoding structural cement protein Gp24: MAVLQSTFGEDIAAGYPGMDASGELSNIITGTLEGSTACAFGRPVYQGTGNKGLTLTVSSALKGFALARTGLPVTSARAADTYAPGDNVTVKERGVIWVTSSTDATKGAQVYVTSAGAITKTSSGNTAATGWFFDDTISGAGLVRIARR; encoded by the coding sequence ATGGCCGTTCTTCAGAGCACTTTCGGCGAGGACATCGCGGCCGGCTACCCCGGCATGGACGCCAGCGGCGAGCTGTCGAACATCATCACCGGCACGCTGGAGGGCAGCACCGCCTGCGCGTTCGGCCGCCCGGTTTACCAGGGCACGGGCAACAAGGGCCTGACCCTCACGGTCTCCTCGGCGCTCAAGGGCTTCGCGCTGGCCCGCACCGGGCTTCCGGTCACCTCGGCCCGCGCCGCCGACACCTATGCGCCCGGCGATAACGTCACGGTCAAGGAGCGCGGCGTGATCTGGGTCACCAGCTCGACCGACGCGACCAAGGGCGCGCAGGTCTACGTGACCAGCGCCGGGGCCATCACCAAGACCTCAAGCGGCAACACCGCCGCGACGGGCTGGTTCTTCGACGACACCATTTCTGGTGCGGGCCTGGTCCGCATCGCGCGCCGCTAG
- a CDS encoding major capsid family protein: MKKPVFFDSVRAAVAHLERQEGAAPAFADALRAVDLNDAQQTMAFLAPQLLRVEQGVYMTKYPVADFADFMPVDTTGTVWTAGSLYYSGDIAGKPEWYDVAADDMPYADVNRAQFLQENHIAGIGYKFNRGDLERGQQLGINVIADKAEAAATTAERFIHKTAMTGDGTKFTTGFVNDPLMTTTAMLAPITAGSDPDSDVATLNAALTSVETNTGETYRADTLALPTSIWNILATKRMSDTGMSVLNYLRDNSVVGAITMKRTRHLETAGTGGVARIIAYANSPEVHRFHLPGGGHQLFPAWQKGPFSWEVPGIMAIGGYEDRIPKAKTAVDAIVSS, from the coding sequence ATGAAAAAGCCCGTGTTTTTCGACTCGGTCCGCGCGGCGGTTGCGCACCTGGAGCGCCAGGAAGGCGCCGCCCCGGCTTTCGCCGATGCTCTCCGCGCCGTCGACCTGAACGACGCTCAGCAGACGATGGCGTTCCTCGCGCCGCAGCTGCTGCGGGTCGAGCAGGGCGTCTACATGACCAAATATCCGGTCGCCGACTTCGCCGACTTCATGCCGGTCGACACGACCGGGACCGTCTGGACCGCCGGTTCGCTCTATTATTCGGGCGACATCGCGGGCAAGCCGGAATGGTACGACGTGGCGGCGGACGACATGCCCTATGCCGACGTGAACCGGGCGCAGTTCCTCCAGGAAAATCACATCGCCGGCATCGGTTACAAGTTCAACCGGGGCGATCTGGAGCGCGGCCAGCAGCTCGGGATCAACGTGATCGCCGACAAGGCCGAGGCCGCCGCGACCACGGCGGAGCGGTTCATTCACAAGACCGCGATGACCGGCGACGGCACCAAGTTCACGACCGGCTTCGTCAACGATCCGCTCATGACCACGACCGCGATGCTCGCGCCGATCACCGCCGGCTCGGACCCGGACAGCGACGTTGCGACGCTCAATGCGGCGCTGACCTCGGTCGAGACCAACACGGGCGAGACCTATCGGGCCGACACGCTCGCGCTGCCGACCTCGATCTGGAACATCCTGGCGACCAAGCGGATGAGCGATACCGGCATGTCGGTCCTCAACTATCTGCGGGACAATTCGGTCGTCGGCGCCATCACGATGAAGCGCACCCGCCATCTCGAAACGGCCGGCACCGGCGGCGTGGCGCGCATCATCGCCTATGCCAACTCGCCGGAGGTTCACCGCTTCCACCTTCCGGGCGGCGGCCACCAGCTTTTCCCGGCATGGCAGAAGGGGCCCTTCTCCTGGGAGGTTCCTGGCATCATGGCGATCGGCGGTTATGAAGATCGCATCCCGAAGGCCAAGACGGCGGTGGACGCGATCGTCTCGTCCTAG
- a CDS encoding nitrile hydratase subunit beta has protein sequence MDEPEPTIGEIIATALAKALVRKGVLDRDDIAAATDELSASAEPDDQTAAHVLRCAAIEAEAPTASEWGAERARARFRVIEGGEE, from the coding sequence GTGGATGAGCCCGAGCCGACGATCGGCGAGATCATAGCGACAGCATTGGCGAAGGCCTTGGTCCGAAAGGGCGTGCTCGACCGCGACGACATCGCCGCCGCGACCGACGAGCTTTCCGCAAGCGCCGAGCCCGACGATCAGACCGCCGCGCACGTCCTGCGCTGCGCGGCGATCGAGGCAGAGGCGCCCACGGCAAGCGAGTGGGGCGCGGAGCGGGCTAGGGCGAGGTTCAGGGTGATCGAGGGAGGGGAGGAATGA
- a CDS encoding DUF2213 domain-containing protein has protein sequence MQFCDRLTIDRSHRSRDGYLRVTAKAARTGVQDYLGREVDPEGKHFAADQVVKVYRPPEEVFAADSVASFIGRPITDDHPAVPVTAKNWRDLARGVIGGAVRDGEWLRFDLALMDADTVAKVDGGKRELSNGYSADLSIEDGTAPDGTAYQAVQRRIRGNHIALVDRARAGPEARIADGGNKIFADCDFAPVILIADAATETNTMPKFLTLDGLKVDLADAEAVEAAIAKLQRQANDAATKLTAAEAKNVADAATIVAKDAEIADLKAKLADAAITPAKLADAAKEYADVQAKAKALGVSFAEDADTAAIKKAVVDAKMGDKAKDYTADHIDIAFAALTKDATPDAPAPTVQPLGRPVSVADGAAAVSAARAARLDRLETSYRPQAA, from the coding sequence ATGCAGTTCTGCGACCGCCTCACGATCGACCGCTCCCACCGGAGCCGCGACGGTTATCTCCGGGTCACGGCCAAGGCAGCGCGCACCGGGGTCCAGGACTATCTCGGCCGCGAGGTCGATCCCGAGGGCAAGCATTTCGCGGCGGATCAGGTCGTCAAGGTCTATCGCCCGCCCGAAGAGGTGTTCGCCGCCGATTCCGTCGCGAGCTTCATCGGCCGCCCCATCACCGACGACCATCCCGCCGTTCCTGTCACCGCCAAGAACTGGCGCGACCTGGCCCGTGGCGTGATCGGCGGGGCTGTTCGCGACGGCGAATGGCTCCGGTTCGACCTGGCCCTGATGGACGCCGACACGGTGGCGAAGGTGGACGGCGGCAAGCGCGAATTGTCCAACGGCTACAGCGCGGACCTGTCGATCGAGGACGGAACGGCGCCCGACGGAACGGCTTACCAGGCCGTCCAGCGCCGGATCCGGGGCAACCACATCGCCCTCGTCGATCGCGCCCGAGCCGGCCCCGAGGCCCGCATCGCTGACGGCGGTAACAAGATTTTCGCGGACTGCGATTTTGCGCCCGTCATTCTGATCGCAGACGCGGCAACGGAGACGAACACGATGCCCAAGTTTCTCACCCTCGACGGCCTCAAGGTCGATCTCGCCGACGCCGAGGCGGTCGAAGCCGCCATCGCCAAGCTTCAGCGCCAGGCGAACGATGCAGCGACCAAGCTGACGGCCGCGGAGGCCAAGAATGTCGCCGATGCCGCGACGATCGTCGCCAAGGACGCCGAGATCGCCGATCTCAAGGCCAAGCTCGCCGACGCGGCCATCACGCCCGCCAAGCTCGCCGACGCCGCGAAGGAATATGCCGACGTGCAGGCGAAGGCGAAGGCGCTGGGCGTTTCCTTTGCCGAGGATGCCGACACCGCCGCGATCAAGAAGGCGGTGGTCGACGCCAAGATGGGCGACAAGGCCAAGGACTACACGGCGGATCACATCGACATCGCGTTCGCCGCCCTGACCAAGGATGCCACGCCCGACGCGCCGGCACCCACGGTCCAGCCGCTCGGCCGGCCCGTCAGCGTGGCCGACGGCGCCGCCGCCGTCTCGGCCGCGCGCGCGGCCCGGCTCGACCGCCTCGAAACCTCGTATCGGCCTCAGGCCGCCTAA
- a CDS encoding HK97 gp10 family phage protein: MARIRGAKEHSLRLARMMGSGRDRLVGQALFAGGERIQVEAQVSITRGAVSGKNHVPSRPGEPPNADTHRLSDNIETLQPAPLRVEVSSNAPYAVALEYGTSKMAERPYMRPATQKKRGEVVDLVRRAVNAVIRGG; encoded by the coding sequence GTGGCCCGCATCCGTGGCGCCAAGGAGCATAGCCTGCGTCTGGCGCGGATGATGGGGAGCGGCCGGGACCGCCTCGTTGGTCAGGCCCTCTTCGCTGGCGGCGAGCGGATTCAGGTCGAGGCGCAAGTCTCTATCACGCGCGGCGCCGTCTCCGGCAAGAATCACGTCCCATCGAGGCCGGGCGAGCCTCCGAATGCAGACACGCATCGCCTCTCGGACAATATCGAGACACTTCAGCCCGCGCCGCTCAGGGTCGAGGTCTCCTCCAATGCGCCCTACGCGGTAGCGCTGGAATATGGCACGTCGAAAATGGCGGAGCGCCCCTACATGCGGCCAGCCACCCAAAAGAAGCGCGGCGAGGTGGTCGATCTTGTTCGCCGCGCAGTGAATGCGGTCATTCGAGGAGGCTGA
- a CDS encoding anti-CBASS protein Acb1 family protein, whose translation MAWITDSLRNALAALNPFARGGVDPCLPGVFSHQLALAAYMSSGMLRKVISIPADDRVREWRDWQAEKEQIEALEQEERRLGLASKVRFAELLRGIGGGALILIAEGDHSQPLLPERIAKGGLVAINVVSRWQIQGEDWVQDLADPDYGKPRMWRISSGGTAQQRIHPSRVVCFRGDPIPDGAMVAQEEAFWGDSRLLRVFREVQRSDDTQAWFAALVKKAKLLRFGIPGLSGMDQDKIAARVAMIAQGESVLNATVYETATSTDGAGEKIDDYQVSWAGIPAVMDAFDQRIAAVSDIPFTRLTGRSPAGMNATGEHDMDNWNKVVVAGQKLETRPCLEQIDPFLIRSAGIDPAAVTWAFAPLDVPSEKETAETFKTTVDALVALNNTGAIPEEAFAKGVQNLIVEREYMPGLDQALADIPEDERYGIEPEPQADPEAVANMLASGAITQEQADGLVMDAAPRSLYVSRPVVNAAEIRAWAKAQGLPELQPDLHVTIVYSRTPMDWMRIDGEDWNQDRDGTIEIPPGGVRLVEPLGDRTAVLLFTSSRLSWRHEQIVRAGAEHGFDTYQPHISLLGTPVNLEGVEPYRGRIILGPEKFEEIRVSELSEAA comes from the coding sequence ATGGCGTGGATCACCGACAGCCTCAGGAACGCCCTCGCCGCGCTCAATCCGTTCGCGAGAGGCGGTGTCGATCCCTGCCTGCCGGGCGTGTTCAGCCACCAGCTCGCCCTCGCCGCCTACATGTCCAGTGGGATGCTGCGGAAGGTCATCTCCATCCCGGCCGACGACCGGGTCCGCGAGTGGCGCGACTGGCAGGCCGAGAAGGAACAGATCGAGGCGCTCGAGCAGGAAGAGCGGCGGCTTGGTCTTGCCTCCAAGGTCCGCTTCGCAGAGCTGCTTCGCGGCATCGGGGGCGGCGCGCTCATCCTCATTGCGGAGGGCGACCATAGCCAGCCGCTGCTGCCGGAACGGATCGCCAAGGGCGGGCTGGTCGCGATCAACGTCGTCTCGCGCTGGCAGATCCAGGGCGAGGACTGGGTGCAGGACCTGGCCGATCCCGATTACGGCAAGCCGCGCATGTGGCGCATCTCTTCCGGCGGGACTGCCCAGCAGCGCATCCATCCGAGCCGCGTCGTTTGCTTCCGGGGCGATCCGATCCCGGATGGCGCAATGGTGGCGCAGGAGGAAGCATTCTGGGGCGATTCCCGGCTGCTGCGCGTGTTCCGCGAGGTGCAGCGCAGCGACGATACGCAGGCGTGGTTCGCCGCCCTGGTCAAGAAGGCCAAGCTGCTGCGGTTCGGCATTCCCGGGCTAAGCGGCATGGACCAGGACAAGATCGCGGCGCGCGTCGCGATGATCGCGCAGGGCGAAAGCGTTCTCAACGCCACGGTCTACGAGACCGCGACCAGCACGGACGGGGCCGGCGAGAAGATCGACGACTATCAGGTCAGCTGGGCCGGGATTCCCGCCGTGATGGACGCGTTCGACCAGCGCATCGCCGCCGTGTCGGATATCCCGTTCACCAGGCTCACGGGTCGCTCACCGGCGGGCATGAACGCGACCGGCGAGCATGACATGGACAATTGGAACAAGGTCGTCGTCGCGGGCCAGAAGCTGGAGACGCGGCCCTGCCTGGAGCAGATCGACCCGTTCCTGATCCGCAGCGCCGGCATCGATCCGGCCGCCGTGACATGGGCCTTTGCTCCGCTCGACGTGCCGAGCGAGAAGGAGACGGCGGAGACGTTCAAGACCACGGTCGACGCGCTGGTCGCGCTCAACAACACCGGCGCCATCCCGGAAGAGGCGTTCGCGAAGGGCGTCCAGAACCTGATCGTGGAGCGGGAATATATGCCCGGTCTCGACCAGGCCCTTGCCGATATCCCCGAGGACGAGCGTTACGGCATCGAGCCCGAGCCGCAGGCGGACCCCGAGGCGGTCGCGAACATGCTCGCGAGCGGGGCGATCACCCAGGAACAGGCCGATGGGCTGGTCATGGATGCGGCGCCGAGGTCGCTTTACGTGTCGCGGCCCGTGGTCAACGCCGCCGAGATCAGGGCATGGGCCAAGGCGCAGGGCCTGCCCGAGCTCCAGCCGGACCTGCACGTCACCATCGTCTATTCCCGCACGCCGATGGACTGGATGCGGATCGACGGCGAGGACTGGAATCAGGACCGCGACGGCACGATCGAGATTCCGCCGGGCGGTGTCCGGCTGGTCGAGCCGCTTGGCGATCGAACCGCCGTGCTGCTGTTCACCTCGTCGCGGCTGAGCTGGCGGCATGAGCAGATCGTGCGCGCTGGCGCCGAGCATGGCTTCGACACCTACCAGCCGCATATAAGTCTGCTCGGAACGCCGGTGAATCTTGAAGGCGTCGAGCCTTATCGCGGGCGGATCATTCTAGGCCCTGAAAAATTTGAAGAAATCAGGGTTTCGGAATTGTCCGAGGCGGCCTGA
- a CDS encoding phage tail tube protein, translating into MSTPTEIDFAIIKMGDGASPEVFSILCGIQDVTINETANTQDRFVRDCAKPGEVPYRKSKLTGRQLDVSGTGLTDTVSLPTVRAALGNLGNFKIEVYRDDGTDAGVLLGTYTGEFRMTAANINAPRDNTSSFQVNLISNGSWSYADAPGS; encoded by the coding sequence ATGTCCACGCCTACCGAAATCGATTTCGCCATCATCAAGATGGGCGACGGCGCCAGCCCGGAGGTCTTCTCGATCCTCTGCGGCATCCAGGACGTGACGATCAACGAGACGGCCAACACGCAGGACCGCTTCGTGCGCGACTGCGCGAAGCCCGGCGAGGTGCCGTATCGCAAGTCCAAGCTCACCGGCCGCCAGCTCGACGTGTCCGGCACCGGCCTGACCGACACGGTTTCGCTGCCCACCGTTCGCGCCGCGCTCGGCAATCTCGGCAATTTCAAGATCGAGGTCTATCGCGACGACGGCACCGACGCCGGCGTGCTGCTCGGCACCTATACGGGCGAGTTCCGCATGACGGCGGCCAATATCAACGCGCCGCGCGACAACACCTCTTCGTTCCAGGTCAACCTCATCTCCAATGGCTCCTGGTCCTACGCCGACGCCCCCGGCAGCTGA
- a CDS encoding peptidoglycan DD-metalloendopeptidase family protein — MAEYADRVVTELVADTSDYDVKIATSERTFQRAMQSTERAASQTEQSASRALTTIASNAARTATEVDRSSGRMRAGFQQLSFQIGDVSQQLALGVPFGTIFAQQSGQVVQAIQVMGGEANAFTRFMSGPWGIALASAAVVIGPLIAKLFDTRSELDKATDQLVENARKTDLARAAQEAFAHTLPGVEQAIRSETEALEQQNRSLAQNQELALQRARSHAADLDNLLTKNLRDQAQAYQDLQDAQAAYNRARTSPVEGEAAGAADALRRAEQRVRDLQAENARIHADATAAQAQIRAAQVPIAVRQAEALADPLAAINQRYDDMKDRAIAAARANDQLNASLAQTLAQIERRRQADLAAERDRQSAARRGTDADTSTFQLPVQGRRTGGFGEGRSARAGVGAHNHAGVDIAVPVGTNVQAAAAGTIIEAGNLPGYGNVVIIDHGRGTTTRYAHLSQILGQRGQQVDQGTVIGLSGGARGAPGSGDSTGPHVHYEVRRNGRPVNPLTGQYPTDTASARGSGGNSEAQLADLRARAEERFQSELAGLNTELLNARRRAVQTEEESAQSDIDAINAQRDQRNQQFRNEAEDRARRDPVNRAIYEAERDQLIAQNNLVASTRVEQRQALQRQRLDAQRIDIALDELRGAESIEQARGQLARTTAERRESELRLLDLQHQEELLQIQKLRLQQGLNDAQRAALDRQEREANERYGLQRLAVEQRNAGPMASYLSGIPRTAEEISEALERINANALSDFNDGLGEAAARFLHLGGVAGQVLNRMISDFVRLIAQQAELAAFGGGGGGLFGSIFGALGGAAKGGAGGSWVGDSGALLAGFATGGSMMIGGNGGTDQNTLSLNGRPVARVSRGERLDIVPQGRALTGVAGVAAAGSAGAPQQVKILVQSTGDFEARVTEISGNVAVEVQRAAAPTLISAAKTETIRTLSRPGLNQG; from the coding sequence ATGGCCGAATATGCTGATCGCGTCGTAACCGAACTGGTCGCCGACACGTCCGATTATGACGTGAAGATCGCGACCTCGGAGCGCACGTTCCAGAGGGCGATGCAATCGACGGAGCGGGCCGCGAGTCAGACCGAGCAATCGGCCTCGCGCGCGCTCACGACCATTGCGAGCAACGCGGCTCGAACCGCGACGGAAGTCGACCGCTCCAGCGGACGGATGAGGGCCGGCTTCCAACAGCTCTCGTTTCAAATCGGCGACGTGTCGCAGCAACTTGCGCTCGGCGTCCCGTTCGGCACCATCTTCGCGCAACAGTCCGGGCAGGTCGTCCAGGCCATCCAGGTCATGGGCGGAGAGGCAAACGCCTTCACGCGGTTCATGAGCGGCCCGTGGGGCATCGCCCTCGCGTCGGCAGCGGTTGTCATTGGCCCCCTCATCGCCAAGCTGTTCGACACGCGATCCGAGCTTGACAAGGCCACGGATCAGCTTGTGGAGAATGCGCGCAAGACCGATCTCGCGCGGGCCGCACAGGAAGCTTTCGCGCATACCCTTCCCGGCGTCGAGCAGGCGATCCGCTCCGAAACAGAGGCGCTGGAGCAGCAGAACCGATCACTCGCCCAGAATCAGGAACTGGCGCTTCAGAGGGCGCGCAGCCATGCGGCGGACCTGGACAATCTGCTGACGAAAAATTTGCGCGACCAGGCGCAGGCCTATCAAGACCTTCAGGACGCGCAGGCGGCCTATAACCGGGCGCGCACGTCCCCGGTCGAAGGCGAGGCGGCCGGAGCGGCTGACGCGCTACGCAGGGCCGAGCAGCGGGTCCGCGACTTGCAGGCGGAGAATGCGCGCATCCACGCCGACGCGACGGCAGCGCAGGCCCAGATTCGTGCCGCGCAGGTGCCGATCGCGGTTCGTCAGGCCGAGGCACTGGCGGACCCGCTCGCGGCGATCAATCAGCGCTATGACGACATGAAGGATCGCGCCATCGCTGCGGCGCGGGCCAACGACCAACTGAACGCCAGCCTCGCGCAAACCCTGGCGCAGATCGAGCGGCGCAGGCAAGCCGACCTTGCGGCCGAGCGGGATCGCCAGAGCGCGGCCCGCCGGGGCACGGACGCCGACACATCGACTTTCCAGCTTCCGGTTCAGGGACGGCGCACTGGCGGCTTCGGCGAAGGGCGCAGCGCGCGCGCGGGTGTCGGGGCTCACAATCATGCCGGCGTCGACATCGCGGTCCCTGTCGGCACGAACGTCCAGGCGGCGGCGGCGGGGACGATCATCGAGGCGGGCAATCTGCCCGGCTATGGCAACGTGGTCATCATCGACCACGGTCGCGGGACGACGACCCGCTATGCCCATCTCTCGCAAATCCTCGGGCAGCGCGGGCAGCAGGTCGACCAGGGCACCGTCATCGGCCTCTCTGGCGGCGCGCGTGGAGCGCCGGGCAGCGGCGACAGCACCGGCCCGCACGTCCATTACGAGGTCCGTCGCAATGGGCGCCCGGTCAACCCGCTCACGGGCCAATATCCGACCGATACGGCGTCCGCTCGGGGCAGCGGCGGAAATAGCGAAGCCCAACTCGCCGATCTCCGCGCCCGCGCCGAAGAGCGGTTCCAATCCGAATTGGCTGGCCTCAACACCGAACTGCTCAACGCACGGCGCCGCGCGGTCCAGACCGAAGAGGAATCGGCGCAGTCGGACATCGATGCGATCAACGCGCAGCGGGACCAGCGCAATCAGCAGTTCCGCAACGAGGCGGAGGATCGGGCGCGCCGCGATCCGGTCAATCGCGCGATCTATGAAGCAGAGCGCGACCAGCTCATCGCGCAGAACAACCTTGTCGCATCGACGCGCGTGGAGCAGCGGCAGGCGCTCCAGCGTCAGCGGCTCGACGCGCAGCGCATCGACATCGCGCTGGACGAACTGCGGGGCGCGGAGAGCATCGAACAGGCGCGGGGGCAACTGGCGCGCACCACGGCGGAACGGCGCGAAAGCGAACTGCGGCTGCTCGACCTCCAGCACCAGGAAGAATTGCTCCAGATCCAGAAACTGCGGTTGCAGCAGGGGCTGAACGACGCGCAACGCGCCGCGCTGGACCGGCAGGAGCGCGAGGCCAATGAGCGCTACGGCCTCCAGCGTCTGGCCGTGGAACAGCGCAACGCCGGCCCGATGGCGTCCTACCTGAGCGGCATCCCGCGCACCGCCGAGGAAATCAGCGAGGCGCTGGAGCGGATCAACGCCAACGCCCTGTCGGATTTCAACGACGGGCTCGGCGAAGCGGCGGCGCGGTTCCTCCATCTCGGCGGCGTCGCGGGGCAGGTGCTCAATCGCATGATCTCCGATTTCGTCCGGCTCATCGCGCAGCAGGCCGAGCTCGCCGCGTTCGGCGGCGGTGGCGGCGGCCTCTTCGGGAGCATCTTTGGTGCGCTCGGCGGAGCGGCGAAGGGTGGAGCGGGCGGATCGTGGGTCGGCGATTCCGGCGCGCTGCTGGCCGGCTTCGCGACGGGCGGCTCCATGATGATCGGCGGGAACGGCGGGACGGACCAGAACACGCTCAGCCTCAACGGCCGGCCCGTGGCCCGTGTCAGCCGGGGCGAGCGCCTCGATATCGTGCCGCAGGGCAGAGCGCTGACCGGCGTGGCCGGCGTGGCGGCGGCCGGGAGCGCGGGAGCGCCACAGCAAGTCAAAATCCTGGTGCAGTCCACCGGCGATTTCGAGGCGCGCGTGACCGAGATCAGCGGCAATGTCGCGGTCGAGGTTCAACGTGCCGCCGCGCCTACGCTCATCTCCGCCGCCAAGACCGAGACGATCCGCACCCTGTCGAGGCCCGGCCTCAATCAGGGCTGA
- a CDS encoding DUF3168 domain-containing protein has product MLEQTIPARRAVLAHLKGDTGLAALVPPARIYPQSTPPGPTWPFTRFGTPRATPLRASCVAGNEIPFDIHSFAKPRMSGGQVVETAEDHAGRIGAAVVAALDGQALDLPAGRLKVRWVGSQLMQDPEEADAYHHVASFTGRVLA; this is encoded by the coding sequence GTGCTTGAGCAGACGATCCCGGCACGGCGCGCCGTGCTGGCGCACCTCAAGGGCGACACAGGTCTGGCCGCGCTGGTCCCGCCGGCGCGCATCTATCCGCAATCGACTCCGCCCGGCCCGACGTGGCCGTTCACGCGCTTCGGCACGCCAAGGGCAACGCCGCTGCGCGCTTCCTGCGTCGCCGGAAACGAGATTCCGTTCGACATCCACAGCTTCGCCAAGCCTCGAATGAGCGGTGGGCAGGTCGTCGAAACAGCCGAGGATCACGCCGGCAGGATCGGGGCGGCGGTGGTCGCCGCGCTCGACGGGCAGGCGCTCGATCTACCCGCCGGCCGGCTCAAGGTCCGATGGGTCGGATCGCAGCTTATGCAGGATCCCGAAGAGGCGGACGCCTATCACCATGTCGCCAGCTTTACGGGCCGCGTTCTTGCGTAG
- a CDS encoding DUF4054 domain-containing protein yields MPVETKSWPARDPDARLDYVYTIPLDEGDSVASYSAEELTGGGTLESDSIEGASVKLWLKGGEDGQTNVYRIAWTTDAGREDEAVITQLVVSNETAALEGYDKPGAGHFLQRYPAFASVPSATIEYWLADASRFVDDSWSQPDYAPGIMAYAAWQMARAGIGGSGSSLPAGVTRFRSGAMDVAISDSVASASLKGGVAASLYEEEFCQLRRRNLGGPRLVGCG; encoded by the coding sequence ATGCCCGTCGAGACGAAATCCTGGCCGGCGCGCGATCCCGACGCGAGGCTGGATTACGTCTACACGATCCCGCTCGATGAAGGCGATAGCGTTGCGAGCTACAGCGCCGAGGAGCTCACCGGCGGCGGCACGCTCGAAAGCGACAGCATCGAAGGCGCGAGCGTCAAGCTCTGGCTCAAAGGCGGCGAGGACGGGCAGACAAACGTCTACCGGATCGCCTGGACGACCGACGCGGGCCGCGAGGATGAGGCCGTCATCACGCAGCTCGTCGTTTCCAACGAGACAGCGGCGCTTGAGGGCTATGACAAGCCTGGGGCGGGGCATTTCCTCCAACGCTATCCCGCCTTCGCATCCGTGCCGTCGGCGACGATCGAATATTGGCTCGCCGATGCATCTCGCTTCGTCGACGATAGTTGGTCGCAGCCCGATTACGCGCCCGGCATCATGGCCTATGCCGCGTGGCAGATGGCGCGGGCCGGGATCGGCGGCTCAGGCTCCAGTCTCCCCGCAGGCGTGACGCGGTTCCGCTCCGGCGCGATGGACGTGGCTATTTCCGACAGCGTTGCCTCAGCCTCGCTCAAGGGCGGCGTCGCGGCCTCGCTCTACGAGGAAGAGTTCTGCCAGCTCCGGCGCCGCAATCTGGGCGGGCCGCGCCTCGTGGGGTGCGGATGA
- a CDS encoding GTA-gp10 family protein gives MLCTGLELHFADGEYLFDLKLPQLAELQDKRGPIFELYGRVLKGRYLYEGVPIADTSAGLAHTDDLFETIRLGLIGGGRGIVAGKEVAVSALLAKQLVERYCHCAPLKESWAVAAAVLAARIEGYEPKKDEPAEAPAAKPKAKSTSKRSSRTAS, from the coding sequence ATGCTTTGCACAGGTCTTGAACTGCATTTCGCCGATGGCGAATATCTGTTCGATCTGAAGCTGCCGCAGCTTGCTGAGCTTCAGGACAAGCGCGGCCCGATCTTCGAGCTCTACGGGCGCGTCCTCAAAGGGCGTTACCTGTATGAAGGCGTGCCGATCGCCGACACGTCGGCCGGCCTCGCGCATACCGATGACCTGTTCGAGACGATCCGGCTCGGCCTCATCGGGGGCGGTCGCGGCATTGTCGCCGGCAAGGAGGTTGCCGTCTCCGCCCTGCTCGCGAAGCAGTTGGTCGAGCGATATTGCCATTGCGCTCCGCTCAAGGAGAGTTGGGCTGTTGCAGCCGCGGTTCTCGCCGCCAGGATCGAGGGCTACGAGCCAAAAAAAGACGAGCCGGCCGAGGCGCCGGCGGCAAAGCCCAAAGCGAAATCGACTTCGAAGCGGTCATCGCGAACTGCCTCATAA